The following coding sequences are from one Virgibacillus necropolis window:
- a CDS encoding alpha/beta hydrolase, which yields MKIVHPKSFTYRGGDRAVLLLHAFTGNTVDVKKLGKYLQKYNYTCHAPLYKGHGLEPNALIKTGPKDWWQDVVNGYQLLKDDGFEKIAVVGLSLGGVFSLKIGTELNVNGIVSMSVPIRREIDVLHERVLTYAKRYKQFQGKSEEQITVEMSELKNNPMHGLSEFQELVDNTSQKLDLITSPIFVMYGLLDDSLYKESANFIYDTVRTDCKKIKEYTQSEHMMTLGKDAEELNEDILIFLDSLDW from the coding sequence ATGAAAATAGTTCATCCAAAGTCTTTTACATATAGAGGTGGAGATAGAGCTGTCTTGTTACTTCATGCATTTACCGGAAATACAGTAGACGTAAAAAAGTTAGGTAAGTACTTGCAAAAATATAATTATACTTGTCATGCGCCTTTATATAAAGGGCATGGATTAGAACCAAATGCGCTTATAAAAACAGGTCCAAAAGATTGGTGGCAAGATGTAGTAAATGGTTATCAGTTACTTAAGGATGATGGATTTGAAAAGATTGCTGTTGTAGGACTTTCTTTAGGTGGGGTTTTCTCGTTAAAGATAGGAACTGAATTGAACGTGAATGGCATTGTTTCGATGTCTGTTCCAATTCGTAGAGAAATTGATGTTTTACATGAGCGTGTTTTGACTTATGCCAAAAGATATAAGCAGTTTCAAGGCAAGAGTGAGGAACAAATCACTGTTGAAATGAGTGAATTGAAAAACAACCCAATGCATGGGCTGTCAGAATTTCAAGAATTGGTTGATAATACAAGTCAAAAACTGGATTTAATTACTTCCCCAATCTTTGTAATGTACGGATTATTAGATGATTCATTGTATAAGGAGAGTGCTAATTTTATATACGACACTGTACGTACAGATTGTAAAAAAATAAAAGAGTATACGCAATCTGAACATATGATGACATTAGGGAAGGATGCTGAAGAATTGAATGAGGATATACTTATATTTTTAGATAGTTTGGATTGGTAA
- the uppS gene encoding polyprenyl diphosphate synthase produces MYKCSPDHVAIIMDGNGRWGKKRRLIRSEGHYAGAKRMEEIIDASINLGIKVLTLYAFSSENWSRPPDEVNYLMDLPVRFFNKKLPEFMRRKIQIRISGNMAPLPNKTREALAKAVASTENNTGIIVNFAFNYGGRGDIIQAAKTLIKEVRNGTISENDITEERMQQYLYTGNLPSPDIIIRTGGEKRISNFLLWQSAESQLYFSDVYFPDFTGEMLAEAIGQQPVNSYLSG; encoded by the coding sequence ATGTATAAATGCAGTCCTGACCATGTGGCAATTATCATGGATGGGAATGGTAGATGGGGTAAAAAAAGACGTCTGATCCGAAGTGAAGGCCATTACGCGGGAGCAAAGCGAATGGAAGAAATTATTGACGCCAGTATTAACCTGGGAATCAAGGTTCTGACGTTATACGCCTTTTCCTCGGAAAACTGGTCTAGACCTCCTGATGAAGTAAATTACCTGATGGATTTGCCGGTAAGATTTTTTAATAAAAAGCTTCCTGAATTTATGAGAAGGAAGATTCAAATCAGGATTTCCGGAAACATGGCCCCTCTACCCAATAAAACCCGAGAAGCGCTGGCAAAGGCGGTTGCTTCTACAGAGAATAATACCGGTATCATCGTCAATTTCGCTTTCAATTATGGGGGCAGGGGTGATATTATCCAAGCCGCTAAAACGCTGATTAAGGAAGTCAGAAACGGGACAATTAGCGAGAATGACATAACTGAGGAAAGAATGCAGCAGTATTTGTACACGGGAAATCTGCCGTCACCCGATATAATTATCCGGACGGGTGGGGAGAAGAGAATAAGTAATTTCTTGCTCTGGCAGTCCGCTGAATCACAGCTGTATTTCTCGGATGTGTATTTTCCAGATTTCACGGGGGAGATGCTTGCCGAAGCGATTGGTCAACAGCCGGTGAACAGTTATTTGAGCGGGTGA
- a CDS encoding YolD-like family protein, with amino-acid sequence MSLHDRGTKKWTAMMLPEHIELLKKMWEEDDYKEKPILDEQQIEEMEFKLQDALHNNLTVEIKYYDKPHYCMARGKLKLINARTGLLRLGEKEIAIENVIDVYID; translated from the coding sequence ATGAGTTTGCATGATAGAGGAACGAAAAAATGGACAGCAATGATGCTGCCGGAGCACATTGAATTGCTGAAGAAGATGTGGGAAGAAGACGATTATAAGGAAAAGCCTATTCTTGATGAACAACAAATTGAAGAAATGGAATTCAAACTCCAAGATGCCTTGCATAATAATTTAACTGTCGAAATTAAATATTATGATAAACCCCATTATTGCATGGCGAGAGGGAAGCTCAAGTTGATAAATGCACGTACTGGTTTATTGCGACTGGGAGAAAAGGAAATTGCTATTGAAAATGTAATTGATGTTTATATTGATTAG
- a CDS encoding BlaR1 family beta-lactam sensor/signal transducer, translating into MSVPQLAVCMFISSFVVIAIILTRKIFQKQLSSKWQYNLWFLLLTALTLPLLPTHLLDFGGKFTWNGNQNSNPSSTNTTTENPALENGNWMHDFSTSVNRFDLTFFNHIITMIWITGILVMIALTIHGWIKLRKLKKSTSVIKNQEVLTLFEQCKQRLHISRHLVLVESPLVKSPLTFGIFKTYIILPQHVETWMSMENLKYILLHELNHYKYKDIATNHLIVLFQILYWYNPLIWIAFREMRLDREIACDSAVLKMLNQNQHAAYGNTIINFVDKSYLSRHFVMANHLAGSKKQLKKRIERIAAFTVESKLLKLKSILIFMLLAGVVVSQIPIVSAMPYGDDRINFEKKRTVYEDLSAFFNGYDGSFVLYNLQEAQYHIYNKDKSTLRVSPNSTYKIYSALFALESGVIKRHQTSMKWDGKTYPYKIWNQNQNLFTAMENSVTWYFQRLDKKIQMENIQAYLDKINYGNQNVSGGIEDYWLESSLKISPIEQVQLLKDFYTNQFGLDKKNVQLIKDVIKLETKDNVTLYGKTGTGTVNGKNVNGWFIGYAETKHNTYFFATNIESNHHANSSIAAEITKSILEDKGIY; encoded by the coding sequence ATGTCTGTCCCCCAACTGGCTGTATGCATGTTCATATCTTCTTTTGTGGTCATTGCAATTATATTAACCCGGAAAATTTTTCAGAAACAATTGTCCTCCAAATGGCAATATAATTTATGGTTTCTTTTACTGACTGCGTTAACACTTCCCTTACTTCCAACGCATTTATTGGATTTTGGGGGTAAGTTCACGTGGAACGGGAACCAAAACAGCAATCCGTCATCAACCAACACCACAACTGAAAATCCTGCATTGGAAAATGGAAATTGGATGCACGATTTTTCAACCTCCGTTAACCGGTTTGATCTGACATTTTTCAACCATATCATAACAATGATATGGATAACAGGCATTCTCGTAATGATTGCTTTGACAATTCATGGCTGGATAAAACTGCGGAAATTAAAAAAATCCACCAGCGTCATTAAGAATCAGGAGGTTCTCACATTATTCGAACAGTGCAAACAACGCCTCCATATTTCGCGGCATCTTGTATTGGTGGAATCACCACTTGTCAAGTCACCCTTGACGTTCGGTATTTTTAAGACATACATTATCCTGCCACAACATGTTGAAACGTGGATGTCCATGGAAAATCTGAAATACATTTTGCTGCATGAATTAAATCACTATAAATATAAAGACATTGCCACGAATCACCTGATAGTCCTGTTCCAGATATTGTACTGGTATAATCCATTGATCTGGATTGCTTTCAGGGAAATGCGGTTGGACCGTGAAATCGCCTGTGACAGTGCTGTCTTAAAGATGCTTAATCAAAACCAGCATGCAGCATACGGGAACACGATTATTAATTTTGTAGATAAATCCTATCTTTCAAGGCATTTCGTGATGGCTAACCATCTTGCTGGTTCAAAAAAGCAATTAAAAAAACGGATTGAACGGATTGCAGCCTTCACAGTTGAATCCAAGCTGTTAAAATTGAAAAGTATCCTGATTTTTATGCTTTTGGCGGGGGTTGTCGTGAGTCAGATTCCAATAGTTTCTGCAATGCCTTATGGTGACGACCGGATCAATTTTGAAAAAAAGCGGACCGTGTATGAGGATTTAAGCGCATTTTTCAATGGCTATGACGGCAGCTTTGTATTATACAATTTGCAGGAGGCACAATACCATATCTATAATAAAGATAAAAGCACGTTACGGGTTTCGCCGAATTCCACGTATAAAATATACAGCGCGTTATTTGCATTGGAGTCCGGTGTGATTAAACGACATCAGACCTCCATGAAGTGGGACGGAAAAACATATCCTTATAAAATCTGGAATCAAAATCAAAATTTATTTACCGCGATGGAAAATTCCGTGACTTGGTACTTCCAAAGGCTCGACAAAAAGATTCAGATGGAAAATATCCAAGCATATCTTGATAAAATAAATTATGGAAATCAAAATGTGTCCGGGGGAATCGAAGACTATTGGCTCGAATCTTCTTTGAAAATTTCACCGATTGAACAGGTGCAGTTACTCAAAGACTTTTATACAAACCAATTTGGCCTTGATAAGAAAAACGTTCAATTAATAAAAGATGTCATCAAACTAGAGACGAAAGACAATGTAACACTTTATGGCAAAACAGGCACAGGAACGGTCAACGGAAAAAATGTGAATGGCTGGTTCATTGGCTATGCAGAAACGAAACACAACACGTATTTCTTTGCAACTAATATCGAAAGCAACCATCATGCGAATAGCAGTATAGCAGCTGAAATTACGAAATCCATTTTGGAAGACAAAGGCATTTATTAA
- the bla gene encoding class A beta-lactamase, with translation MLTACVNADNKTDASSEKEIETEQTINKDEKFAQLENEFDARIGVYAIDTGTNQTVKYHPDERFAYSSTFKVLAAAILLKQNDIKDLEKVVTYTKDDLVTYSPVTEKHVDTGMTLLEISEAAIRKSDNTAGNLLLEALGGPDKFKQALRNIGDDVTQPERYETELNEFTPGNKRDTSTPSTMAINLKKVALGDFLPNEKRELLIDWMKGNATGDALIRAGAPQGWKVADKSGAGSYGTRNDIAIVWPPNREPIVIAVMSRHDKENAEYNDALVAKAAEITLNALK, from the coding sequence ATACTTACCGCATGCGTAAATGCAGACAATAAAACCGATGCATCATCCGAAAAGGAAATCGAAACAGAGCAAACGATCAATAAAGATGAAAAGTTTGCCCAGCTTGAAAATGAGTTTGACGCACGAATCGGTGTTTATGCAATCGATACAGGTACAAATCAAACCGTCAAGTACCACCCGGATGAGCGTTTCGCCTACTCATCTACATTCAAAGTTTTGGCCGCAGCAATCCTGCTGAAGCAAAACGACATCAAAGATCTTGAAAAAGTCGTTACGTACACCAAGGATGATCTGGTTACCTATTCTCCGGTTACCGAGAAACACGTGGATACTGGTATGACACTGCTGGAAATAAGTGAAGCGGCCATTCGAAAAAGTGACAACACCGCGGGAAACCTTCTACTTGAGGCGCTCGGGGGTCCTGATAAATTTAAGCAAGCTTTACGGAACATTGGCGATGACGTTACCCAGCCCGAACGATATGAAACCGAATTAAATGAATTCACGCCGGGGAATAAGCGTGATACCAGCACACCCAGTACCATGGCCATCAATCTGAAAAAAGTTGCACTTGGTGATTTTCTTCCAAATGAAAAACGTGAATTGCTTATCGATTGGATGAAAGGAAATGCAACAGGAGATGCACTGATACGTGCAGGCGCACCTCAAGGATGGAAAGTTGCTGACAAAAGCGGGGCCGGAAGCTACGGTACGAGAAATGACATTGCTATTGTTTGGCCGCCGAACAGAGAACCAATCGTCATAGCGGTTATGTCCCGGCACGATAAAGAGAATGCCGAATATAACGATGCGCTAGTTGCAAAGGCTGCCGAAATCACACTAAACGCTTTAAAATAA
- a CDS encoding DUF6366 family protein produces the protein MNDERETPERRREKMRQEELKRNPAGSVHGGGLSDLVGSLGWKGTGILILVIIVGILIASLFFR, from the coding sequence ATGAATGATGAAAGGGAAACTCCTGAAAGAAGAAGAGAAAAAATGAGGCAAGAAGAACTAAAAAGAAACCCTGCTGGAAGTGTTCACGGTGGAGGACTTTCTGATTTAGTTGGGAGTTTAGGGTGGAAAGGTACTGGAATACTTATTCTTGTAATAATAGTAGGCATTTTAATCGCCTCATTATTCTTCAGGTAA
- the blaI gene encoding penicillinase repressor BlaI encodes MTNKIPTISESEWEVMKVLWQKAPRTANEIISSLPAQTNWKPKTVRTLLDRLTKKEVIGVHKNQRVYTFYPLFSQNECQRAKTESFVKRFYDGTLKSMLVQFIQDEDLSDDDIKELRSILDNKQDEE; translated from the coding sequence GTGACGAATAAAATACCCACTATTTCAGAGTCGGAATGGGAAGTGATGAAAGTGCTTTGGCAAAAAGCACCGCGAACAGCAAATGAAATCATTTCATCCTTGCCAGCACAAACAAACTGGAAGCCGAAAACCGTACGTACCCTGTTGGATCGGCTCACTAAAAAGGAAGTCATCGGTGTTCACAAGAATCAGCGAGTCTATACATTCTATCCGCTATTTTCCCAGAACGAATGCCAGCGCGCCAAGACAGAATCTTTTGTGAAACGATTCTATGACGGCACCTTAAAGTCGATGCTCGTTCAATTTATTCAGGATGAGGATTTGTCTGACGATGATATTAAGGAGCTGCGGTCTATTTTGGATAACAAGCAGGATGAAGAATAA